A section of the Microbulbifer pacificus genome encodes:
- a CDS encoding TonB-dependent receptor: MGSPTDAFTPKSFRLINANGKGRNLLLASACSVAAMSLACGVGSAQAAEKSENSINTLLEEVQVVARKRGDAERLQDVPVAATAYSGDQLEALQTRDLESLAFKMPNVQMDDAGTIKSTANFTVRGLGVNSSIPSIDPTVGVFVDGMYMGINAGVILDLFDLEGIEVLRGPQGLLFGRNVTGGAVVVKTAKPTEEFTSKVRFSTTAQKESNLAGTVSGKISDSVNGRLTAYYSDDQGWFENKATGNDNFGASTTWFVRPSFTVDLGESADLIVRLEKGHVDADGITGINHGEGAKALAASVGVTDWDNSKGSFEIAIDEEGYAETDWSQAIAEYNREVAFGNGTITNVLAWRDYETAGDGDIDSTPLPLFHSSSVIDQSQISNELRYSGRFGSTSVTSGLYWFSQDLEYMEGRQILGALAALGPPYDQLFPQMHIGGGMQDHEAKGVFTQADIDLNEAWVLTLGGRYSWEEKDVQIAAIQQNNGCDMSGCGTYEFNDSEKWSAFTPKVGLQWVMSDTAQTYAVWTKGFRSGGYNMRNTVPGEEPGPTDQEEQNSFELGAKMQWLDGRVKTNMALFHNTIDDMQREVNLPSETAGVAQLIRNTANATIRGAEFEMMAAATDNLLLTMNVGYVDGEYDDVWLDISGDGVVDSADYALEIPRLAPWTYGVGMVHDLQIGSWGALTSRINYNHRDASAYTDNNRGMLSEVEMVDFSIGIEPDGGNYRVALFGKNMLDEVSEGNDTQLPTALGPFVMGPGASFTPLNRGRIVGIELNYEI, from the coding sequence ATGGGAAGCCCAACTGACGCTTTCACCCCTAAATCCTTTCGACTGATTAACGCCAATGGCAAGGGCCGGAATCTGTTGCTGGCCTCAGCCTGCTCCGTCGCTGCCATGTCGCTGGCCTGCGGCGTGGGCTCGGCCCAGGCTGCGGAAAAATCGGAAAATTCCATTAACACCCTGCTGGAAGAGGTGCAGGTAGTTGCCCGCAAGCGGGGCGATGCGGAGCGTCTGCAGGATGTTCCTGTCGCCGCCACGGCCTATTCCGGCGACCAGCTGGAAGCCCTGCAGACCCGCGATCTGGAAAGCCTGGCGTTCAAAATGCCCAATGTGCAAATGGACGATGCCGGTACCATCAAAAGCACCGCCAACTTCACCGTGCGCGGTCTCGGTGTAAACAGCTCCATTCCCTCCATCGACCCCACAGTGGGCGTTTTTGTGGACGGGATGTACATGGGTATCAACGCCGGTGTGATTCTGGATCTGTTTGATCTGGAGGGCATCGAGGTGCTGCGCGGTCCGCAGGGACTGCTGTTTGGCCGCAACGTCACCGGTGGCGCGGTCGTGGTGAAAACCGCCAAGCCCACCGAGGAGTTCACCAGCAAGGTGCGCTTCTCCACCACCGCGCAGAAAGAGTCGAATCTGGCGGGCACCGTCTCCGGCAAGATCAGCGATAGCGTCAACGGACGCCTGACTGCCTACTACAGCGACGACCAGGGCTGGTTCGAAAACAAGGCAACCGGCAATGACAACTTCGGTGCTTCCACCACCTGGTTTGTACGCCCGAGCTTCACCGTCGACCTGGGTGAGAGCGCCGATCTGATCGTGCGCCTGGAAAAAGGTCATGTGGATGCGGATGGTATTACCGGTATCAACCATGGTGAAGGCGCCAAGGCGCTGGCGGCATCCGTTGGTGTGACCGACTGGGACAATAGCAAGGGTTCCTTCGAGATCGCCATCGACGAAGAGGGCTATGCGGAAACCGACTGGAGCCAGGCCATCGCCGAATACAACCGGGAAGTGGCTTTCGGCAACGGCACCATCACCAACGTGCTGGCGTGGCGGGATTATGAGACCGCCGGTGACGGCGACATCGATTCCACGCCGCTGCCACTGTTCCACTCCAGCAGTGTGATTGACCAGAGCCAGATCAGTAACGAACTGCGCTATTCCGGTCGTTTCGGCTCCACTTCCGTCACTTCCGGCCTGTACTGGTTCAGCCAGGATCTGGAATACATGGAAGGACGCCAGATTCTCGGCGCGCTGGCTGCTCTCGGTCCTCCCTACGATCAGCTGTTCCCGCAGATGCATATTGGCGGCGGCATGCAGGATCACGAGGCCAAGGGCGTTTTCACCCAGGCGGATATCGACCTGAATGAAGCCTGGGTACTGACCCTGGGCGGGCGCTACTCCTGGGAGGAGAAGGACGTACAGATCGCCGCGATCCAGCAAAACAATGGTTGCGACATGAGCGGCTGTGGTACCTACGAATTCAATGACAGTGAAAAGTGGAGTGCATTCACCCCGAAAGTCGGCCTGCAGTGGGTAATGAGCGATACTGCCCAGACTTATGCGGTGTGGACCAAGGGCTTCCGCAGCGGTGGTTACAACATGCGTAACACCGTACCCGGGGAAGAGCCGGGCCCGACCGACCAGGAAGAGCAGAACAGCTTCGAGCTGGGCGCCAAGATGCAGTGGCTGGATGGACGCGTGAAAACCAATATGGCGCTATTCCACAACACCATTGACGATATGCAGCGTGAGGTGAACCTGCCGAGCGAAACCGCCGGTGTGGCACAGCTGATCCGCAACACCGCCAACGCCACCATCCGCGGCGCCGAGTTCGAGATGATGGCGGCGGCCACCGACAACCTGCTGCTGACCATGAATGTGGGCTACGTAGATGGCGAATACGATGATGTGTGGCTGGATATCAGCGGTGATGGCGTGGTGGACAGTGCGGATTACGCGCTGGAGATCCCGCGTCTCGCGCCCTGGACCTACGGTGTGGGCATGGTACACGACCTGCAAATTGGCAGCTGGGGCGCACTAACATCGCGCATCAACTACAACCATCGCGATGCCTCCGCCTATACCGACAACAACCGCGGCATGCTGAGTGAAGTGGAAATGGTGGACTTCAGCATCGGTATCGAGCCGGACGGCGGCAACTATCGCGTTGCACTGTTTGGCAAGAACATGCTGGATGAGGTCAGTGAGGGCAACGATACCCAGCTGCCGACCGCACTCGGTCCGTTCGTGATGGGGCCAGGCGCCAGCTTTACCCCGCTCAACCGCGGGCGCATCGTCGGTATCGAACTGAACTACGAAATCTAA
- the xseA gene encoding exodeoxyribonuclease VII large subunit, with protein sequence MPDFPPGAYSPPSSPQSPLPTDGRPVLSVSELNREVKHLLEGSVPLLWVSGEISNFAAPSSGHWYFTLKDARAQVRCAMFRGRNQMVRFRPANGREVLARARVSLYEGRGEFQLIIEHLEEAGFGALMRQLEELKAKLQAEGLFDLARKKPLPHLPATIGIITSPTGAAVRDMIQVLGRRYPAAKIELIPVAVQGQGSAQQIARAIELAGRLQRHDLLIVGRGGGSLEDLWSFNEEIVARALAACPIPTISAVGHETDTTIADLVADVRAPTPSAAAEIASANAAALTEEIDTIRSRLTRAMHLQLRHLRQQVQLVGNRIRHPREQLQNRAQRLDHLEMRLHSAIRTRTTGNAQRLAQLERALAQVHPRHRIERAQVQLAQQTQRLQKSALALLQHKREQVAHAGQLLHSVSPLAVLERGYAIVQDDRKQVIRRAQDTRSGQRIHARLAEGEITAVIE encoded by the coding sequence ATGCCTGATTTCCCGCCCGGAGCATACTCCCCACCCTCCTCCCCGCAGTCGCCGCTGCCCACCGACGGCAGGCCCGTTCTCTCCGTCAGCGAACTCAACCGGGAAGTTAAGCACCTGCTGGAAGGCAGTGTGCCGCTGCTGTGGGTGAGCGGGGAAATCTCCAACTTTGCCGCACCCAGTTCCGGGCACTGGTATTTCACCCTGAAGGACGCCCGCGCCCAGGTGCGCTGCGCCATGTTCCGCGGCCGCAACCAGATGGTCAGATTCAGACCAGCCAACGGTCGCGAAGTGCTGGCGCGCGCTCGCGTCAGTCTTTATGAAGGCCGCGGCGAGTTCCAGCTGATCATCGAACACCTCGAGGAGGCCGGATTCGGCGCCCTGATGCGCCAGCTGGAGGAGCTGAAAGCCAAACTGCAGGCGGAGGGACTGTTCGACCTGGCACGCAAGAAGCCCCTGCCCCATCTGCCCGCCACCATTGGCATCATCACGTCTCCCACCGGCGCCGCGGTGCGGGACATGATCCAGGTGCTGGGACGGCGCTATCCCGCCGCCAAGATCGAATTGATCCCGGTCGCGGTACAGGGCCAGGGTTCCGCACAGCAGATCGCACGCGCCATCGAGCTAGCCGGCCGCCTGCAGCGCCACGACCTGCTGATTGTGGGGCGCGGTGGCGGCTCGCTGGAAGATTTGTGGTCCTTCAATGAAGAGATCGTCGCGCGCGCGCTGGCCGCCTGCCCCATCCCCACTATCTCCGCAGTGGGCCACGAAACCGATACCACCATCGCCGACCTGGTGGCGGATGTGCGCGCGCCGACCCCCTCCGCCGCGGCGGAAATCGCCAGCGCCAACGCCGCGGCGCTAACCGAAGAAATAGACACTATCCGCTCGCGCCTGACCCGCGCCATGCATCTGCAGTTGCGCCACCTGCGCCAGCAGGTCCAGTTGGTAGGCAATCGCATCCGTCACCCACGGGAGCAACTGCAGAACCGCGCCCAGCGCCTCGACCACCTGGAAATGCGTTTGCACAGTGCCATACGCACTCGCACCACAGGCAATGCCCAGCGCCTCGCCCAACTGGAGCGCGCACTTGCCCAGGTTCACCCCCGCCACCGCATCGAGCGCGCACAGGTGCAACTCGCACAGCAGACCCAGCGCCTGCAGAAATCCGCGCTGGCGCTGCTGCAGCACAAGCGGGAGCAGGTGGCGCACGCCGGCCAGCTGTTGCACAGCGTCAGTCCGCTGGCGGTACTGGAGCGCGGCTATGCCATTGTCCAGGATGACAGGAAACAGGTCATCCGGCGCGCTCAGGACACCCGGTCGGGGCAAAGGATCCATGCCAGGCTCGCCGAAGGGGAAATTACCGCGGTTATCGAATAA
- a CDS encoding NAD(P)H-quinone oxidoreductase: protein MRYIDLPEYGGPEKMQLAEGDAPVAGTGEVLIRVAAAGVNRPDVVQRAGFYPPPPGASPVLGLEVAGEIVAVGEGVSRWQVGDRVCALTNGGGYAEFALAPAGQCLPIPQGLNAVEAAALPETFFTVWSNLVHRARLKQGEVLLVHGGSSGIGTAAIQIAANLGVRVFATAGSAEKCAACETLGAERAINYREQDFVAEVLAATNGKGADVILDMVGGDYVDRNIQCAARDGRIVNIAFLAGAKVEVNMLPVMLKRLTLTGSTLRPQPAEVKAAIAQDLEAQVWPLIVAGKIRPQIAATFPLAEVAAAHRLMESSSHIGKIVLEV from the coding sequence ATGCGCTACATCGACCTGCCGGAATACGGTGGCCCGGAAAAAATGCAACTCGCTGAGGGCGATGCGCCAGTGGCCGGTACCGGTGAGGTTCTGATCCGCGTCGCCGCCGCCGGGGTGAATCGCCCGGATGTGGTGCAGCGCGCGGGTTTTTACCCGCCGCCGCCGGGGGCGTCACCGGTACTCGGGCTCGAAGTAGCCGGTGAAATTGTCGCGGTGGGCGAGGGTGTAAGTCGCTGGCAGGTGGGGGACCGGGTGTGTGCGCTGACCAATGGCGGAGGCTATGCGGAATTCGCGCTCGCTCCCGCAGGCCAGTGCCTGCCGATACCGCAAGGGTTGAATGCCGTGGAGGCAGCAGCGCTGCCGGAAACGTTTTTCACCGTGTGGAGTAACCTGGTGCACCGCGCGCGCCTCAAGCAGGGCGAGGTGTTGCTGGTACACGGCGGCTCCTCCGGTATTGGAACCGCGGCCATCCAGATCGCCGCAAACTTGGGGGTGCGGGTATTTGCCACAGCCGGCAGCGCGGAAAAATGCGCGGCCTGCGAAACGCTCGGCGCCGAGCGCGCGATCAATTATCGCGAACAGGATTTTGTGGCGGAGGTGCTGGCGGCCACCAACGGCAAGGGCGCGGATGTGATTCTCGACATGGTCGGCGGCGACTATGTCGACCGCAACATCCAGTGCGCGGCCCGCGATGGCCGCATCGTCAATATCGCATTCCTCGCCGGCGCCAAGGTCGAGGTCAATATGCTGCCGGTAATGCTGAAGCGCCTGACGCTGACCGGTTCCACCCTGCGCCCGCAGCCAGCGGAAGTGAAGGCGGCGATAGCACAGGATCTGGAGGCGCAGGTGTGGCCCCTTATTGTGGCGGGCAAAATCCGTCCGCAGATTGCGGCAACGTTTCCACTGGCAGAGGTTGCGGCGGCGCACCGTCTGATGGAGTCCAGTAGCCATATTGGCAAGATTGTACTGGAGGTCTGA